GCAGGGCGAGCCGTTCGGCGGCTTCTTGCAGTCCTTCGAGCTGGCCGGGGGCGAAGGGCCCGGGATCTCTGCGGCCGATCAGCAGAACGGCGGTCCGCTGCTTGCCCAGCCGCACCGGAACCGCGGCGGCGCTCTCCAGCCGTTCCGGAATCCACAACGGCGCGTCGTCCTTCCGCAGATCGGCGGCGTACCGGTGGCGGTCGGAAGCGACCAGCCGGCCGGTCAGCAGGGCGATCCCGGCGACGCCCCGGCCCGGCCTCACGGTCAGCCGGAGATAACGGCCGCTCTCCGATCCGGAAGCGTGCGTCCATCTCCAAGCCGCATGGGCGGGATCGGGCTGCGCGAATGCGGCAAAGTCGCAGCCGATATCGGCGCGCAGCCGATCGATCGCTTCCGATAGCGACAGGACTTCCATAGCGTTCGCTCCTTTTCCTGGGAAGACCGGCTCCTAAAGTTATGCTTCTATTTTAAAACGCGATGGATCGCCGCGCATTCGGGGAACTCCACGATTTTGCGATCAGGGAATTCCCTTCGGACCGGGGAAACTTCCCGGCAAAGTTCAGTGAATCCCCCGATACCCCGGGGGCGCTGCTTGCCGTATTATGGAATCAAGCATCACAAAACGGTCGGGAGGCGTTCAGATGATCCGGAAAACGGCGGCACACGCGGACGAAATCGCGCAACAATCGGCATATTGCGAACAAGAGGGGGGCATCCCGCTGCTGTCGGGCGAGCCTTTCCGGCTTCTGCAGAGCGTCATGTACGACAAAAAAGCGGAGGCGGGCAGTTGCGTGGTGTGGGAGGGCGATCCGACGGGCAAACTGTACTACATCCGCAGCGGCCGGATCAAACTGATCAAGACGACGGAGGAAGGCTCGAAGCTTTGCTTGTCCGTCCTCGGCGCCGGCGATCTGTTCGGAGAATTGACGTTGATGGGCGGCAGCACGTACGGTTACGGCGCGGAAGCGATAGAGGATACCGAACTGGGCGTAATCCAGGAGAAGGATCTGGAGATTTTGCTGCACCGCCACGGAGATCTGGCTGTCGCGTTCGCGAAATGGATGTCCTTGCAGCACGGCATTACGCAGTCCAAGTTCCGCGACCTGCTGATGTTCGGGAAGCCGGGCGCGCTGGCTTCGACGCTGATCCGTCTGGCCAATACGTACGGCGTGGCCAAGCCGGACGGCATCCGGATCGGCTTCAGGCTGACCCATACGGAGCTGGGGGAGATGATCGGAGCGACACGCGAAAGCGTCAATCGGATGCTGAGCGAGTTGAAAGCGAACGGAATCGTGGAGGTCCAAAACGGCTACTTGACGATCCGCTCGCTCCAGGGCTTGAAGGCTTTGTGCCAATGCCCATCGTTCCCCGCCTGTCCGAAAGAGATTTGCCGGATTTGAACGCGCCGCGGCCGCGGTTTCGGCGCGATAGAGCCGGAACGATCCGCCCTTCGCAGGTTTGAAGCGCTGCTGCCTGCCGAAGATGGGCCTTCAAATCCGGCATATATGCCGCGGGCAGTCCTCGCAGTGACAGATGTCCCGCAAATAAGCCGTATCCTTCAAGATCAGATAACCGTCCTCGATGTCAAGCACTCCAAGCTTTTTGAATTCCCCGAGCATCCGGTTGACGCTTTCGCGCGTGGAGCCGATCATCTCGCCGAGCTCGCCGTGCGTCAGTTTTCGGCGGATGCGGATATGCCCGTCCCGTTCTTCTCCCCAGCAATTGCCCAGCCTCACCAGCAGCGAGCATAACGCCCCCGGCTTGCCGAACAGCATGAGATCCCGGAATTTCGTCTGCGTCTGCCGATGCATGAGTCCCATCCATCTCATAAACTCCACGGCCAGATCGCCGTGCTTCCAGAGCAGCACCTCGAGATCCCGCTGCTGCATGACGCCGAGCGAGGAGGGCTCCGCCGCCTCGGCGCCGAA
The nucleotide sequence above comes from Paenibacillus thermoaerophilus. Encoded proteins:
- a CDS encoding GAF domain-containing protein encodes the protein MEVLSLSEAIDRLRADIGCDFAAFAQPDPAHAAWRWTHASGSESGRYLRLTVRPGRGVAGIALLTGRLVASDRHRYAADLRKDDAPLWIPERLESAAAVPVRLGKQRTAVLLIGRRDPGPFAPGQLEGLQEAAERLALLFAAAQ
- a CDS encoding Crp/Fnr family transcriptional regulator is translated as MEPRMTDKRQPPDFPRNTSLFSSGSLSKLQEIMYTRHVPAGGKIFWEGDPADKLYFVREGSVKLTKLTDEGKQIIVSMYMAGDLFGQIEPYRQSLRAFGAEAAEPSSLGVMQQRDLEVLLWKHGDLAVEFMRWMGLMHRQTQTKFRDLMLFGKPGALCSLLVRLGNCWGEERDGHIRIRRKLTHGELGEMIGSTRESVNRMLGEFKKLGVLDIEDGYLILKDTAYLRDICHCEDCPRHICRI
- a CDS encoding Crp/Fnr family transcriptional regulator; amino-acid sequence: MIRKTAAHADEIAQQSAYCEQEGGIPLLSGEPFRLLQSVMYDKKAEAGSCVVWEGDPTGKLYYIRSGRIKLIKTTEEGSKLCLSVLGAGDLFGELTLMGGSTYGYGAEAIEDTELGVIQEKDLEILLHRHGDLAVAFAKWMSLQHGITQSKFRDLLMFGKPGALASTLIRLANTYGVAKPDGIRIGFRLTHTELGEMIGATRESVNRMLSELKANGIVEVQNGYLTIRSLQGLKALCQCPSFPACPKEICRI